A window from Paenibacillus polymyxa M1 encodes these proteins:
- a CDS encoding copper amine oxidase N-terminal domain-containing protein, with protein MKRKYFYRTAVLSLAVLVSAIFGTSSYNANAAPINHSIHVNGTSLLKVNDYDVLYCTPIGPYVNEEKRLMVSLRSVAELLGAKVDFNGKLQEAKIRWSSNEIVFQKGAKTYKLNNTPAQMDTQPEVIQDAFVIPLGVLLRSMNIPFEYRNNKVILKNPSFDQSKIFQKVIEADQGRFILDNPSALDIQNFKLVEEKNSAGETRGSITVSGLNRTGSTIREGKEDLHIICLFNQTLDMDADFASIDIPDRKRPKVNPEGSVSQSLSYLKINDDPLQYIFTAGRTIQTKNERK; from the coding sequence ATGAAACGAAAATATTTTTATAGAACGGCTGTATTATCTCTTGCAGTTCTTGTGAGTGCTATATTTGGAACCTCTTCTTATAACGCTAATGCAGCACCGATTAATCACTCTATTCATGTCAATGGAACCTCTTTGCTCAAAGTGAATGATTATGATGTTTTGTACTGCACACCGATTGGTCCCTACGTTAATGAAGAAAAACGTCTCATGGTTTCGCTTCGTTCCGTTGCCGAGCTTCTTGGCGCAAAAGTTGATTTTAACGGTAAACTTCAGGAAGCAAAAATCAGGTGGAGTTCAAATGAAATTGTGTTTCAAAAGGGAGCAAAAACATATAAACTGAACAATACTCCAGCACAGATGGACACTCAGCCCGAAGTGATTCAGGATGCCTTTGTCATTCCGCTTGGAGTATTGCTGAGAAGTATGAATATCCCGTTTGAGTACAGGAACAACAAAGTGATTTTAAAAAATCCGTCTTTTGACCAAAGCAAGATTTTTCAAAAAGTAATAGAAGCGGACCAAGGAAGATTCATTCTTGACAATCCTTCTGCACTGGATATTCAAAATTTCAAGCTTGTGGAAGAGAAAAACTCAGCAGGCGAAACCAGAGGGAGTATTACGGTGAGTGGATTAAATCGGACAGGCTCTACGATTAGAGAAGGGAAAGAAGATTTGCACATCATTTGCTTATTTAATCAAACGTTGGATATGGATGCAGACTTCGCGTCTATAGATATCCCGGATCGAAAACGTCCAAAAGTTAATCCGGAAGGCAGCGTGTCTCAAAGTCTATCGTATCTCAAAATAAATGATGATCCTTTGCAGTATATATTTACTGCCGGAAGAACAATACAAACGAAGAATGAACGAAAATAG
- a CDS encoding copper amine oxidase N-terminal domain-containing protein translates to MKKVIVFVFFFVLTFQSWAIADAANPISVNAVNVNGKFIATDVSPIIKDGRVLFPIRTLASLGVTYQWDSKSQSALITKGKDQIKLTANKKEAFKNNQAVQVYVPVQMTQGRILVPFRFVSENFGYKANYEKIRSILFIQDSNYKVDQESLQAEDLQTARQVAISLPVQFSFKSLSSLEKPGANKEYTYVFPRGDSSRYMYFSNDWSAGNTVVEIKDGVAKAVWQFTSGNGLDDIVSSAGQRPSYNYVEWVTDIMMFNDENGNIKAVYNDDKGQQKEITAKAKSYIDVIQSIPNETRKH, encoded by the coding sequence TTGAAAAAGGTTATTGTGTTTGTGTTTTTCTTCGTACTTACGTTTCAATCTTGGGCCATTGCTGATGCTGCCAATCCGATATCCGTTAATGCGGTGAATGTGAATGGAAAGTTTATAGCAACTGATGTTTCACCTATTATTAAGGACGGGCGTGTTTTGTTCCCTATACGCACGCTTGCTTCACTTGGGGTAACCTATCAATGGGATAGTAAAAGTCAATCTGCTCTCATCACAAAAGGCAAAGATCAAATTAAGCTGACGGCCAACAAAAAAGAAGCATTTAAAAATAACCAAGCAGTTCAGGTATACGTTCCTGTCCAAATGACTCAAGGAAGGATACTGGTACCTTTTCGTTTTGTGTCGGAGAACTTTGGCTACAAGGCAAACTATGAGAAGATTCGGTCCATATTATTCATTCAAGATAGTAATTATAAGGTAGACCAAGAGAGCTTACAGGCAGAAGATTTACAAACCGCTCGTCAGGTTGCTATATCGCTGCCGGTTCAATTTTCTTTCAAATCGCTTTCTTCTTTAGAAAAGCCGGGGGCTAACAAAGAATATACTTACGTTTTCCCAAGAGGGGATTCATCCAGATACATGTATTTTAGCAATGATTGGTCAGCTGGTAATACGGTAGTTGAAATTAAGGATGGAGTTGCTAAGGCAGTTTGGCAATTTACATCAGGAAATGGTCTGGATGATATTGTATCTAGTGCTGGCCAAAGACCAAGTTATAATTATGTTGAATGGGTAACTGATATTATGATGTTTAATGATGAGAATGGGAATATCAAAGCTGTATACAACGATGATAAAGGTCAACAAAAGGAGATTACTGCAAAGGCGAAATCCTATATAGATGTTATCCAATCTATTCCTAATGAGACGAGAAAACACTAG
- a CDS encoding DUF4181 domain-containing protein — translation MTTFALVLFIAAVIQFILDKIISKTDEKISDTDGFIPYRWFVVIGGIGIFLSLFFVNEPPYKYVWIGVLLIIVFGVRSIFQWKYIRSSQKHIISLLMMAISVVGTIVYVLI, via the coding sequence ATGACGACTTTTGCTCTTGTATTATTTATTGCAGCTGTGATTCAATTTATTCTGGATAAAATTATCAGCAAAACAGATGAGAAGATATCAGACACGGATGGTTTTATCCCTTACAGGTGGTTCGTTGTGATTGGGGGTATTGGTATATTTTTATCACTTTTTTTTGTTAATGAACCCCCTTATAAATATGTTTGGATTGGCGTATTACTTATTATAGTGTTCGGTGTTCGATCTATCTTTCAATGGAAATATATTCGCAGTTCACAAAAGCATATTATTTCACTATTGATGATGGCCATATCTGTAGTTGGTACAATTGTTTACGTTTTAATTTAA
- a CDS encoding ThiF family adenylyltransferase, whose translation MRGSHSGLFPIMILYPDATPYQTPHVFLLEEPLTQAEVDQVTSAPSSTNAFHLAIRKKKIYFTRHQNVEGMLCILETDDLHSEQAEVVSVGDIINRVMEWCRGTLTGEFPLDTNEFELIQHFHKHAKDLNFIISDAFFDLTIIKGDFYFEQMTALSGTLFYGAGIAGEAENGVSSYSFGSRNLLDSTLQTSAEEWFSEKKIVQEGLQAGTLIKGRWWSLNSEPNLVIDKQTFLDLFRDEAGKVSESWLRELEPLLKRASAHFFIGIRYPSRKGELEWSFFRFVRTGEASPLLDLGPLDVQELRDRIDLYDVEAIFTEDMTEEKFHIRNRGRVSRKDLKDQKITFFGLGALGSTLVLQFSKAGVGYLNLFDKDMVHAHNLVRHQASLSWITMPKTRALRGMVAEQNPFVFAREWPPCSVYLLDNESWRVLSGCQTAISSIADDNVEAYMNELAISENTTMYYVRALRGGKAARIFRVIPGTDACKECLAHYFAEGHPDFIDIPEDSALPVITNECNNPIRPASAADLELISSLTSRLVLEELQKETPGEANHWVWTTEEIEGVDYDQASPFRLHQRSLKPHSLCRLCAGTKIRSVRIYGDVAESILSQSNTAAPAETGGILVGYLKHGIMYITGASDSGPHSTECPDLFVRDNQYCQAYLDQIETETGRKIRYAGEWHSHPSAAYEPSQTDIKSLKDIANQRHYAVEEAVSIIISENKELGVTIHQKDGSYKRFAAVIVPGSYAETNPSLDPLSQAAVEKERT comes from the coding sequence GTGAGAGGTAGTCATTCCGGTCTCTTTCCGATCATGATCCTTTATCCAGACGCGACCCCATATCAAACGCCGCACGTCTTTTTGTTAGAAGAGCCATTAACGCAAGCGGAAGTCGACCAAGTAACGAGTGCGCCAAGCTCTACCAATGCCTTTCATCTGGCAATTCGAAAAAAGAAGATTTATTTTACACGCCATCAGAATGTCGAAGGCATGCTCTGCATTTTAGAAACGGATGACCTGCACAGCGAGCAAGCGGAAGTGGTAAGTGTCGGCGATATTATCAACCGTGTCATGGAATGGTGTCGGGGAACATTAACCGGAGAATTCCCTCTCGATACCAATGAATTTGAGCTGATTCAGCATTTTCACAAGCATGCGAAGGATCTGAATTTTATCATCAGCGACGCTTTTTTTGATTTGACGATAATCAAGGGTGATTTCTATTTCGAGCAGATGACCGCCCTTTCGGGGACCCTCTTTTATGGAGCAGGCATTGCCGGTGAAGCGGAAAATGGAGTATCGAGCTACTCGTTTGGAAGCCGAAATTTGCTCGACAGTACGCTCCAGACAAGTGCTGAGGAATGGTTTTCAGAGAAGAAAATTGTCCAGGAAGGTCTGCAAGCTGGAACGTTGATTAAAGGGAGATGGTGGTCACTCAATTCCGAACCCAACCTTGTGATCGACAAACAGACCTTTTTGGATTTATTCCGAGATGAAGCTGGAAAGGTCTCTGAATCGTGGCTACGAGAGCTGGAACCACTTTTGAAAAGGGCAAGCGCTCATTTCTTTATTGGAATTCGGTATCCCAGTCGTAAAGGTGAGTTGGAATGGTCTTTCTTCAGATTTGTTCGTACTGGTGAAGCCTCTCCCCTCTTGGATCTCGGCCCGCTGGATGTCCAGGAACTTCGCGATCGTATTGATTTGTATGATGTCGAGGCAATTTTCACCGAAGACATGACCGAGGAAAAGTTCCATATCAGGAACCGTGGTCGGGTTTCGCGTAAGGATTTGAAAGATCAGAAAATTACGTTCTTTGGACTAGGAGCGCTTGGGTCCACACTGGTTCTTCAATTCAGCAAGGCAGGTGTTGGCTACTTGAACCTTTTTGATAAAGACATGGTTCACGCGCACAACTTGGTGCGCCACCAGGCGTCCCTAAGCTGGATCACAATGCCGAAGACGAGAGCGTTACGAGGAATGGTAGCTGAACAAAATCCATTTGTATTCGCCCGGGAGTGGCCGCCTTGCAGCGTTTATTTGCTGGATAACGAGTCTTGGAGAGTTTTGAGCGGCTGCCAGACAGCAATTTCAAGCATAGCGGACGATAATGTCGAAGCGTATATGAATGAGCTGGCGATCAGTGAAAATACGACCATGTATTATGTACGCGCTCTTAGGGGCGGAAAAGCTGCTCGGATTTTTCGGGTCATTCCCGGTACCGACGCTTGTAAGGAGTGCCTAGCACATTACTTCGCGGAAGGACATCCAGATTTCATCGACATTCCGGAGGATTCGGCCCTTCCGGTCATAACGAATGAGTGTAATAATCCGATCCGTCCGGCAAGCGCTGCAGATCTCGAGCTGATCTCTTCGCTGACAAGCCGCCTGGTGCTGGAAGAGCTGCAGAAAGAAACACCTGGCGAAGCTAACCACTGGGTTTGGACAACAGAAGAAATTGAGGGGGTGGATTATGATCAAGCTTCCCCCTTTCGGCTCCATCAGCGATCGCTTAAGCCGCATTCATTATGCCGCCTTTGCGCCGGAACGAAAATCCGCAGTGTTCGTATATATGGCGATGTGGCGGAGTCCATTTTGTCGCAATCGAATACAGCTGCTCCAGCTGAAACTGGTGGCATCCTGGTCGGTTATCTGAAACACGGCATCATGTATATCACGGGTGCCTCAGACTCAGGTCCACATTCGACAGAGTGTCCGGATCTCTTTGTTCGAGATAATCAGTACTGTCAGGCATATTTGGATCAGATAGAGACGGAGACCGGTCGAAAGATCCGATACGCAGGTGAATGGCATTCCCATCCTAGTGCCGCTTACGAGCCGAGTCAAACAGATATTAAAAGTCTCAAAGATATCGCGAATCAACGTCATTATGCAGTTGAAGAAGCAGTATCGATTATTATCTCTGAAAACAAAGAGCTGGGCGTGACCATTCATCAAAAGGATGGCAGCTACAAACGTTTTGCGGCTGTGATCGTTCCCGGGTCGTACGCAGAGACAAATCCGTCGCTTGATCCCTTATCTCAAGCTGCAGTTGAAAAGGAGCGAACATGA
- a CDS encoding ComEC/Rec2 family competence protein, giving the protein MTNTAKNVLVPADDKTFRICFLYVGQGDATLLSIPSAEGRKWMLIDCNVDRKAEGIDLVPLLKDLLDDGLDAFVNTHPHKDHLCGLDCISEEIDIREVWHSGFEPKGDHVGTYEKLTDLIEKVGEENTTVLRGTRSEAEIGYVKYDILSPAEHVSDDIMSGTDDEVNKRIHEHCAVIRFKYGTNEKQVLITGDADWVAWKEHITEYHKERLPSTILSAVHHGSRTFFMEKEDDEPYLTHLDKMNSTYLVVSAPRQSESKHEHPHTVAMNLYKNYFEESNIFHLGENRECVIVDIQEDGTYSIKTDKELAKTYGFKEEKSTSNQNAPINPYTKTQLDRKPMGGQ; this is encoded by the coding sequence ATGACTAACACAGCAAAGAATGTTTTGGTACCTGCTGACGACAAGACGTTTCGAATTTGTTTCCTATACGTAGGACAAGGCGATGCCACGCTGCTCTCGATTCCATCAGCTGAAGGAAGGAAATGGATGCTCATAGACTGCAATGTAGACAGAAAAGCGGAAGGGATTGACCTGGTCCCACTGCTGAAAGATTTGCTGGACGATGGGCTCGATGCGTTTGTAAATACGCACCCACACAAAGACCATCTTTGCGGGCTCGACTGCATTTCGGAAGAGATCGATATTCGCGAAGTTTGGCACTCAGGATTTGAGCCGAAGGGCGATCATGTTGGAACCTACGAGAAGCTGACCGACTTGATCGAAAAAGTTGGTGAAGAAAATACGACAGTTCTGCGAGGAACACGATCAGAAGCTGAAATTGGCTATGTGAAATACGATATCCTTTCACCAGCCGAACACGTAAGCGATGACATCATGAGCGGAACGGATGATGAGGTCAACAAGCGAATTCATGAACATTGTGCCGTTATCCGGTTCAAGTACGGGACGAACGAGAAGCAGGTTCTCATCACCGGTGATGCGGACTGGGTTGCCTGGAAAGAACATATTACCGAGTACCATAAGGAACGACTCCCTTCTACAATTCTTAGCGCTGTTCACCATGGATCGAGAACCTTCTTCATGGAAAAAGAAGACGACGAGCCATATCTGACGCACTTGGATAAAATGAACTCTACTTACCTCGTGGTCAGTGCCCCGCGGCAATCAGAAAGTAAGCACGAACACCCACATACTGTCGCAATGAATCTATACAAAAACTATTTTGAGGAAAGTAACATCTTTCATCTTGGTGAAAATCGTGAATGCGTCATCGTTGATATTCAAGAAGACGGAACCTATTCCATTAAAACGGACAAGGAGCTGGCAAAAACGTACGGCTTCAAGGAAGAAAAGTCTACTTCCAACCAGAATGCACCTATCAACCCGTACACGAAGACGCAACTAGATCGGAAGCCGATGGGAGGGCAATAA
- a CDS encoding helix-turn-helix domain-containing protein, whose product MNNATTIRIELENLMIKNGYSMAQLARSTHLNPGTVSAILSGNRTLSMDELDRITSVMELPKGHFYERYFEEYLVDLKPNWTRISSILYHSVELDNLDLFEKVVTRFKDKINYASSLFEIAEDLFENGKMEGAVFLYQAVAENEKNQYSERLAKCQYRIFLIKQGDNQQQNYQAASQFEPFAERLNELDQLDALKDLANTYRSLRRWYKVEEIVIKLKNKAHYQYHHKRDGKCINLESLKSPKRPLFFYLAYSSLLMAGVFEARGDYTNALQCTYAYADLSWVKEDDEQTLHWKNLFREWAVANTYGNKLLSGDFEILPEYLDYIQNNEDEILPALVNIMEAANRFNQNVDPILHKFETELNRFISKTAVGMYTEYLIVEYMIYLFYEIADYYLNHSIYSKGYDFLVSCLEKSASTNNKSYIIMCVGLFESFRDKASSEIIAIYQRIIKGVSKNEKGNRFTLFGG is encoded by the coding sequence TTGAATAATGCAACCACGATACGCATAGAGTTGGAAAATTTAATGATTAAGAACGGGTATAGTATGGCTCAACTCGCAAGGTCAACACATTTGAACCCTGGTACAGTGAGTGCTATTCTTAGCGGAAACCGTACTCTTTCCATGGATGAACTAGATAGGATCACATCAGTAATGGAACTCCCCAAAGGTCATTTTTATGAGCGATATTTCGAGGAATATTTAGTTGACTTAAAGCCTAACTGGACTAGAATAAGTTCTATTTTGTACCACAGTGTTGAACTTGATAATTTAGATTTATTTGAAAAGGTTGTTACAAGGTTTAAGGATAAAATAAATTATGCTTCTTCTCTATTTGAAATAGCTGAGGATTTATTTGAAAACGGTAAGATGGAGGGGGCGGTTTTTCTTTACCAAGCCGTTGCTGAGAATGAAAAAAATCAATATTCTGAAAGGTTGGCAAAGTGTCAGTATCGGATTTTTTTGATAAAGCAAGGTGATAATCAGCAGCAAAACTATCAGGCTGCCAGCCAATTTGAACCATTTGCAGAACGACTAAATGAATTAGATCAATTGGACGCTCTGAAGGATCTGGCCAATACATATCGCTCTTTAAGACGGTGGTATAAAGTCGAAGAAATTGTGATTAAATTAAAAAATAAGGCACATTACCAATACCATCATAAACGTGATGGGAAATGTATTAACCTTGAATCCTTAAAGTCACCCAAGAGACCGCTATTTTTTTACCTGGCTTATTCCAGCCTTCTTATGGCAGGAGTCTTCGAAGCCCGAGGGGATTATACCAATGCACTACAGTGCACATATGCTTATGCTGATTTAAGTTGGGTAAAGGAAGATGATGAACAGACATTACATTGGAAAAATCTTTTTAGGGAATGGGCTGTGGCCAACACCTATGGTAACAAACTTTTATCAGGGGATTTTGAAATCCTACCAGAGTATCTTGATTATATCCAAAATAATGAAGATGAGATTCTCCCTGCCTTAGTAAATATCATGGAAGCTGCCAACCGTTTTAACCAAAATGTAGATCCTATACTTCATAAGTTTGAAACTGAATTAAATAGATTTATATCGAAAACCGCTGTGGGGATGTATACTGAATATCTTATAGTGGAATATATGATTTATCTTTTTTATGAAATAGCGGATTATTACCTGAATCATAGCATATATTCTAAAGGATATGACTTTTTAGTATCATGTTTGGAAAAATCTGCTTCGACAAATAATAAATCATATATAATAATGTGTGTAGGGTTGTTCGAATCTTTTAGAGACAAGGCTAGTTCTGAAATCATTGCTATCTATCAAAGAATAATTAAAGGAGTGAGTAAAAATGAAAAAGGCAATCGTTTTACTTTGTTTGGCGGTTAG
- a CDS encoding ATP-binding protein → MAKNILSDEAKILRLIKWGLSAKNAKDILEKLDGEGKILIHGSIGSGKTNFLNELIRLKNNNECFEYYTNGHDCELTNDNKDRLSKSGQADFIVIDEQRNNVESLIRYLKSNNSKCVIFTFLTSSIKDIISMDKKITPYSDIIIFMDRNNIHSVRINTIHDRLLFDANNKMDIFQRDLYPYMYIRAEWLKVLTPAQKAAVQLANMNYSLEDGGLGGWYQEDGEIMAMDIPDLLQLCAIGIEQNILGYTFLYGWLNTVCKEYLPLISSELSLPEDKTKLPYDSEGLIKQYYSWIDRNDSFDKLLTYLDKGFAGLS, encoded by the coding sequence ATGGCAAAAAATATTCTCAGTGACGAAGCCAAAATCTTACGCTTGATAAAGTGGGGATTATCAGCAAAGAATGCCAAAGATATACTAGAAAAATTGGATGGGGAGGGAAAGATCCTTATACATGGAAGTATAGGTTCGGGTAAAACAAATTTCCTCAATGAGCTAATCCGTTTAAAAAATAATAATGAATGTTTCGAGTATTATACTAATGGGCATGACTGCGAGTTAACAAATGATAATAAAGACCGACTTAGTAAAAGCGGCCAAGCCGATTTTATTGTCATTGACGAACAGAGAAATAACGTTGAATCATTGATTAGATATCTTAAAAGCAATAATAGTAAGTGTGTCATATTTACCTTTCTTACTTCCAGCATCAAAGACATTATCAGTATGGATAAGAAGATTACTCCATACTCAGACATTATTATTTTTATGGACCGTAATAATATTCATAGTGTAAGAATAAACACAATTCATGATAGATTACTTTTTGATGCTAATAATAAAATGGATATTTTTCAGCGTGATCTCTATCCATACATGTACATTCGAGCTGAATGGTTAAAAGTACTAACTCCAGCACAAAAAGCAGCTGTTCAGCTTGCGAATATGAATTATAGTTTAGAAGATGGAGGGTTAGGTGGCTGGTACCAAGAAGATGGAGAAATTATGGCGATGGATATTCCAGACTTGCTTCAATTGTGTGCCATCGGGATTGAACAGAATATTCTTGGGTACACATTTTTGTATGGTTGGCTTAATACAGTGTGTAAAGAATATCTACCCTTAATATCATCTGAGCTATCCTTGCCCGAGGATAAAACTAAATTGCCATATGACTCAGAAGGTCTTATCAAACAATATTATTCATGGATTGATCGGAATGATTCTTTTGATAAACTCCTGACCTACTTAGATAAAGGATTTGCTGGGTTAAGTTAA
- a CDS encoding helix-turn-helix domain-containing protein: MEKKMYNFQDFDPVKVGINLRKARQNAKVSIANLSKNVNISVGKISSIEKGKIHKDYYDEINSIAESLNIPVANILNDDALLKPPIEKYTSDLELALQFVTAGLLNEAKKLTEKIKITLSSREQKWVHPALLFTQAEIYSSSGLYKEAKAIYKKIINLSGNHSLLNHYRVRSLNALACRAFNQNEIIVALKFTKRADVRFDKNLSEEQRYNTYLNMALLYSFVGYTDIAIFHAHNAEKISQENLYYLTEIKFTLGVLYLIKEDKDRAYSYISESLSFYQKIKDSDSINNMYKCFYILYKIDRFKYSEIRDFFEVNYLTIVDKESFQIEYLHLWIEQLIEEKRLDNIEPLLDWCMGMKNKVSPHTNYKTYWLASNFYKLSKQLTKQNDALRSALYFVDENMNKEKGFILFELATLKENESISPFYEVASIFQDVIKKYEHKYQLDKLLYLLPKPRY; encoded by the coding sequence GTGGAAAAGAAAATGTATAATTTTCAAGATTTTGATCCCGTTAAAGTTGGGATCAATCTAAGAAAGGCACGCCAAAATGCTAAAGTAAGTATAGCCAACTTATCAAAAAACGTTAATATCTCTGTTGGAAAAATATCCTCTATAGAAAAAGGAAAGATACATAAAGACTATTATGATGAGATAAACTCTATAGCAGAATCATTAAATATACCTGTGGCTAATATCTTGAATGATGATGCACTATTAAAACCACCTATTGAAAAGTATACTTCGGATCTCGAATTAGCCCTACAATTTGTAACTGCAGGGCTGTTAAATGAAGCTAAAAAATTAACAGAAAAGATCAAAATCACATTAAGTTCTAGAGAACAAAAATGGGTCCACCCCGCATTATTGTTTACTCAAGCAGAGATTTATTCTTCGAGTGGATTATACAAGGAAGCTAAAGCTATTTACAAAAAAATAATTAATTTATCTGGAAATCACTCACTCCTGAATCATTACAGGGTTCGCTCACTAAATGCATTAGCATGTAGGGCATTTAATCAGAATGAAATTATTGTAGCATTGAAGTTTACAAAACGTGCTGATGTGCGTTTTGATAAAAACTTGTCTGAAGAGCAGCGGTACAATACATATTTAAATATGGCTCTATTGTATAGTTTTGTTGGGTACACAGACATAGCTATTTTTCATGCTCATAACGCTGAAAAAATATCACAAGAAAATCTATATTATCTGACGGAAATCAAATTTACTTTAGGAGTTTTATATTTAATTAAAGAAGATAAAGACCGAGCATATAGCTATATTTCAGAATCCCTGTCCTTCTACCAAAAAATAAAAGACAGCGATTCGATAAATAATATGTACAAATGCTTTTATATACTTTATAAGATAGATCGTTTTAAATACTCTGAGATACGTGATTTTTTCGAAGTTAATTATCTTACTATTGTAGATAAAGAATCATTTCAGATAGAATATCTTCATTTATGGATAGAACAATTAATTGAAGAAAAAAGACTAGATAATATTGAACCACTACTAGATTGGTGTATGGGAATGAAAAACAAGGTATCACCGCATACAAATTATAAGACCTATTGGCTAGCTTCGAATTTCTATAAATTGAGTAAGCAATTAACTAAACAAAATGATGCATTAAGAAGTGCCTTGTATTTTGTTGACGAAAATATGAATAAAGAGAAAGGCTTCATTCTATTCGAACTTGCAACATTAAAAGAAAATGAGTCAATTTCACCTTTTTATGAAGTAGCTTCAATATTTCAAGATGTTATAAAAAAATATGAACATAAATATCAACTTGATAAGTTGTTGTATCTTTTACCAAAACCTCGTTACTGA